A stretch of the Crocinitomicaceae bacterium genome encodes the following:
- a CDS encoding PD40 domain-containing protein → MKQNLLYAFVIFLVLNFSVTGLSQFYQGSYQEYGKNRVQYNGFSWKYHNYQRFKIHYSGINDDVAVYVARTMHHYLTDAETKLDYIFPEKLDVIVYESQSKFRQSNLGINNEDYSNVGGSTRIVGSKIFMYFEGDHESFNQNIKSAVYEVLIKHMLFGGDWKDQLKSTMNSGIPTWLEKGLISYFVKEWDEETESRVKDLILTKKIDKFNKLTDEEKAFAGHAVWNYIAETHGATIIPNIIYITRVTKNIERGFYSLLNMDFAKLTRNYISFYRARYVEEYKNQTEPNGDAVEYKIKKESVYYEVKISPDGSNIAYVENTLGRYRVKILNTESGKTTKVYAAEPKMERIQDYSYPVIGWHPGGAALTFFAERKGKLWMYIYSLDDKSLVEKEMKELDKVLDFAYSPDGKKIVFSGVVKGQSDLYLLDVGSQTRKQLTDDIWDDLHPQFIEQSSRIIFSSNRLSDTIFKKPDIDFTQSKRDIFIYDIKQADHTYKFLEQVTNTPDWDESQPYGIGKNQYVFLSNQNGISNRFFAKKDSTISHIDTTIHYRTQIIVSPQTNYVTSIVEQHINQQNDMVYVVYQNSQHKFITTKADTSTLDVIWNTSYIDKRNKRKSHNNQVLELQNAPLDTVYIGDMKYQRVIVEIGEDGEKIANPELKDDSTKIAGQIKKFEPPKFSIYQVNFAKDYVLSQFDNNFLFPNYQPYSGPGSVYFNPGLNALFKIGASDLFDDYKLLGGIRIPTNFNSGGEFLFMAQHLRYRLDHRLVIYRQKSINSSGFYKAFTHDVRYRISYPFSETFALRTTFNVRKDRQVFIPYSDNSLLLESRNSYNSGVNVELVFDNTIPMELNIQRGTRLKFFAEYLQELGGNYDPTFNLGFDFRHYQRITRNFIWVNRLAGATSLGDRKLVYYMGAVDNWVLRSNPDFDQDITVDPNQNFGFQTIATPMRGFIQNTRNGNSFLLYNTELRLPLFTFFSSYPIKSDLLRHFQLIAFGDIGTAWTGPHPFSPENYFNTQVINDKPITISVENLREPIIGGIGFGMRSKIWGYFVRFDLAWGIEDLEIQKPLPYFSLTKDI, encoded by the coding sequence ATGAAGCAAAACCTGCTATATGCCTTTGTGATTTTTCTTGTACTGAATTTTTCAGTGACAGGTTTATCACAATTTTATCAAGGTTCATATCAGGAGTACGGTAAAAACCGCGTTCAGTATAATGGCTTTTCATGGAAATATCACAATTACCAACGCTTTAAAATTCACTATTCAGGCATCAATGATGATGTGGCTGTTTATGTTGCGCGCACCATGCATCACTATTTGACGGATGCTGAAACAAAATTAGATTATATTTTCCCTGAAAAATTAGATGTGATTGTGTACGAAAGTCAATCTAAATTCAGACAAAGTAATTTGGGAATAAACAATGAAGACTATAGTAATGTAGGAGGCAGCACCCGCATTGTGGGTTCAAAAATATTCATGTATTTTGAAGGTGATCATGAATCATTTAACCAGAATATTAAATCAGCGGTTTATGAAGTTTTAATTAAACACATGCTCTTTGGCGGAGATTGGAAAGACCAATTAAAATCAACCATGAATTCAGGGATTCCAACCTGGCTTGAAAAAGGACTAATTTCATACTTTGTAAAAGAGTGGGATGAAGAAACAGAAAGCCGTGTAAAAGATCTTATACTGACAAAAAAAATTGATAAGTTCAATAAACTGACGGATGAAGAAAAAGCATTTGCAGGTCACGCAGTATGGAATTACATAGCTGAGACACATGGGGCCACCATTATTCCAAACATCATTTACATAACGAGGGTAACTAAAAATATTGAACGTGGTTTTTATTCACTCCTCAACATGGATTTTGCAAAACTTACCCGCAATTATATTTCATTTTATCGTGCACGCTATGTTGAAGAATATAAAAATCAAACTGAGCCTAATGGAGACGCTGTTGAATATAAAATAAAAAAAGAATCAGTTTATTATGAAGTAAAAATAAGTCCTGATGGTTCTAACATTGCCTATGTTGAGAATACGCTGGGCAGATATCGTGTAAAAATATTGAATACGGAAAGCGGAAAAACAACTAAGGTTTATGCAGCCGAGCCAAAAATGGAGCGCATACAAGATTACTCTTATCCGGTGATTGGGTGGCATCCGGGTGGTGCCGCCTTGACTTTTTTTGCCGAGAGAAAAGGTAAACTTTGGATGTACATTTATTCACTTGATGATAAATCATTGGTTGAAAAAGAAATGAAAGAATTAGACAAAGTACTTGACTTTGCTTACTCACCTGATGGAAAAAAAATTGTTTTTTCAGGCGTTGTTAAAGGTCAATCGGATCTTTACTTACTTGATGTTGGATCACAGACCAGAAAACAACTCACGGACGATATTTGGGATGATTTGCACCCACAGTTTATTGAACAATCTTCACGCATCATCTTTTCTTCAAACCGATTAAGTGATACCATTTTCAAAAAGCCGGACATTGATTTTACCCAATCAAAAAGAGATATCTTCATTTATGATATTAAACAAGCTGATCATACGTATAAATTTCTTGAACAAGTAACCAATACGCCAGATTGGGATGAATCACAACCATACGGAATTGGTAAAAATCAATACGTTTTTTTGAGTAATCAAAACGGAATATCCAATCGGTTTTTTGCAAAAAAAGATAGCACCATTAGTCATATTGATACTACCATTCACTACCGCACACAAATTATTGTTTCACCGCAAACCAATTATGTTACCAGTATAGTTGAGCAACATATCAATCAACAAAATGATATGGTGTATGTGGTGTATCAAAACAGTCAACATAAATTTATTACTACTAAAGCAGATACAAGTACTCTGGATGTAATTTGGAACACCAGCTATATCGACAAGCGGAATAAAAGAAAATCGCATAACAATCAAGTACTGGAACTTCAAAACGCACCATTAGATACAGTGTATATTGGCGACATGAAATATCAACGTGTGATTGTAGAAATAGGTGAAGACGGAGAAAAAATTGCAAACCCTGAATTGAAAGATGACAGCACAAAAATTGCAGGACAAATTAAGAAATTTGAACCACCAAAATTCTCTATTTATCAAGTGAATTTTGCCAAAGATTATGTGCTATCACAATTTGATAACAACTTTTTATTTCCAAATTATCAGCCTTACTCAGGACCCGGTTCAGTCTATTTTAATCCGGGATTGAATGCGCTATTTAAAATTGGTGCCAGCGATTTATTTGATGATTATAAACTTTTAGGAGGAATCAGAATTCCTACCAACTTTAATTCAGGCGGAGAATTTTTATTCATGGCGCAACACCTGCGTTACCGATTAGATCATCGCTTAGTAATTTACAGGCAAAAATCTATCAATTCAAGTGGTTTTTATAAAGCATTTACGCATGATGTACGATATCGCATTTCATATCCTTTCTCTGAAACATTTGCCTTGCGAACCACATTCAACGTGCGCAAAGATCGGCAGGTTTTTATTCCGTATAGTGATAATTCTCTTTTGCTTGAGTCTCGCAATTCATATAATTCCGGCGTGAATGTAGAATTGGTTTTTGACAATACCATTCCAATGGAACTAAATATTCAGCGCGGTACCCGATTGAAATTTTTTGCAGAGTATTTACAAGAGCTTGGAGGAAATTACGATCCAACATTTAACTTGGGATTTGATTTTCGGCATTACCAACGCATCACTCGGAATTTTATATGGGTTAATCGTTTAGCCGGAGCCACTTCATTAGGAGATCGCAAATTGGTATATTACATGGGCGCTGTAGATAATTGGGTGCTGCGTTCAAACCCTGACTTTGATCAAGACATTACGGTAGATCCAAATCAAAATTTCGGTTTTCAAACTATTGCAACACCTATGCGAGGGTTCATTCAAAACACACGCAACGGAAATAGTTTTTTATTGTACAACACTGAACTGAGATTACCCTTATTTACTTTTTTCTCAAGCTACCCAATTAAAAGTGATTTATTGCGACATTTTCAACTCATTGCTTTTGGTGACATTGGCACTGCGTGGACTGGTCCACACCCTTTCAGTCCTGAAAACTATTTCAACACACAAGTGATAAATGATAAACCCATTACCATTAGTGTTGAAAATTTACGTGAACCAATAATTGGCGGAATTGGATTTGGCATGCGGTCAAAAATTTGGGGATATTTCGTACGATTTGATTTAGCCTGGGGCATTGAAGATCTTGAAATTCAAAAACCATTACCTTATTTTTCATTAACAAAAGATATATGA
- a CDS encoding MBL fold metallo-hydrolase yields the protein MIQVHKLVFNAFQENTIILSDETGEALIIDPGCYDRAEQQYLKSYIENNQLKPVLLLNTHCHIDHVLGNYFVMQEFKLDLAIHQADLDTLLSVVNYAHVYGFTGYQPSPEPTRFIKEGEKIQFGNSEVVVLFGPGHCPGHVAFYSAENHFVINGDILFRGSFGRTDLPGGDFQTLKKSILNTMFALPDETVVYCGHGPETNIGEEKRSNPIRYMEA from the coding sequence ATGATTCAGGTTCATAAATTAGTATTTAACGCATTTCAGGAAAACACCATCATTTTGAGTGATGAAACAGGTGAGGCGCTCATCATTGATCCCGGCTGTTATGACAGGGCTGAACAACAGTATCTGAAATCGTATATAGAAAATAACCAGTTAAAACCGGTTTTGTTGTTAAACACGCATTGTCATATTGACCATGTGCTGGGTAATTATTTTGTTATGCAGGAATTTAAGTTGGATCTGGCTATTCATCAAGCTGATTTGGACACCTTATTATCTGTTGTAAATTATGCGCATGTTTATGGTTTCACCGGATATCAACCATCACCTGAACCAACACGTTTTATCAAAGAGGGTGAGAAAATACAATTCGGAAATTCTGAAGTTGTGGTGTTGTTTGGTCCAGGTCATTGTCCGGGGCATGTTGCGTTTTACAGCGCTGAAAATCATTTTGTCATTAATGGCGATATTCTTTTCAGAGGCAGTTTTGGAAGAACTGATTTACCCGGTGGTGATTTTCAGACTTTAAAAAAATCCATTCTTAACACCATGTTTGCATTGCCAGACGAGACTGTTGTTTATTGTGGTCATGGACCAGAAACAAACATTGGAGAAGAAAAGCGAAGCAACCCAATTAGGTACATGGAAGCGTAA
- a CDS encoding endonuclease, whose product MKFLHHLVVLLAVYLSTSPVNGQVPAYYSGINFSQSGLPLKNDLANLIISTHTSPVTYDDVWTILQLSDLDPSNSAKVLLAYGYDDTDGSVFNDRTRTKTNYGGSSGQWNREHTFAKSLGNPDLGTSGPGSDAHNLRASDVDMNNMRGSLLFADGSGDAGTVGANWYPGDEWKGDCARIIMYMYLRYSLQCRPYFCAVGAVNSVDANMVNVLLDWNAEDPVSQLEETRNDVIQSYQGNRNPFIDNPYIATRIWGGTAAEDTWGGLNTEENTDDAFTVFPIPANEHEIYVTISEQVELISIELVSTTGQKVETYTIENTETATWHITDVPSGYFIIQLNTADMVYTKKLVVL is encoded by the coding sequence ATGAAATTCCTGCATCATTTAGTAGTATTATTAGCTGTTTATCTAAGTACATCACCTGTAAATGGTCAGGTTCCGGCGTATTATAGCGGCATCAATTTTTCACAAAGCGGTTTACCTCTGAAAAATGACTTGGCAAATTTGATTATCAGCACGCATACTAGTCCGGTTACGTATGATGATGTTTGGACAATTCTTCAACTATCTGACCTTGATCCAAGCAACAGCGCAAAAGTATTATTAGCTTATGGATATGATGATACTGACGGCAGTGTCTTTAATGATCGCACAAGAACAAAAACCAATTATGGCGGTAGCAGCGGACAATGGAACCGAGAACACACATTTGCCAAATCATTAGGCAATCCTGATCTTGGTACATCTGGTCCTGGCAGTGATGCGCATAATTTACGAGCCAGTGATGTTGACATGAATAATATGCGAGGAAGTTTACTTTTCGCTGATGGCAGTGGCGATGCCGGTACTGTGGGCGCAAATTGGTATCCGGGTGACGAATGGAAAGGTGATTGCGCACGAATCATCATGTATATGTATTTGCGTTATAGCTTGCAATGCAGACCCTATTTTTGCGCAGTGGGTGCGGTCAATTCAGTTGATGCCAATATGGTTAACGTATTATTAGACTGGAATGCTGAGGATCCGGTATCTCAACTGGAAGAAACGCGCAATGATGTTATTCAATCATACCAGGGTAACAGAAATCCGTTCATTGATAATCCATACATCGCAACACGCATTTGGGGTGGTACTGCTGCCGAAGATACTTGGGGCGGTTTGAATACTGAAGAAAATACAGATGATGCTTTTACTGTATTTCCAATTCCTGCCAATGAACATGAAATTTATGTAACCATTAGCGAGCAAGTGGAGTTAATCAGCATTGAATTAGTGAGCACTACCGGTCAAAAAGTAGAAACTTATACCATTGAAAACACGGAGACTGCAACATGGCATATCACCGATGTTCCTTCAGGATATTTCATTATCCAATTGAATACCGCTGACATGGTTTACACAAAAAAACTAGTTGTGCTGTGA